ATGGAACTTTGATAAACTAAGTGATGCTGCTGAATTACTATGATATGTTGGTTTTATTTTGAATATTGCTTCATACAATGTTTTTTatctagttgggttttccacaagaattttttttttttttcttgtgttaATTTGTCAGCTCTTTTATTTGGCTCTAGTTGAATGTAAAATTttttaaatactgattcacccccctctcaacatctCTGTTTCGatttacatttggtattagagtagGTGATCTTCAATCAAAGCTTGAAAGCCTGAAGATTTGATCTTGATAGTTTAATATGAATCCCCTAGAAGGTCTAACAACCAACATAGCTCCCTTGTTTGATGGGTCGAACTATGCATTTTGGAGTGTTCAGATGAAAACATATATCACATCTCTAGGTTTTGATTTTGACATGAGTCTAGTTAATGGATACACACCTCCTTCTAAACCACCCACAAATCCTGATGGAAAAAAGGCTTTTGAAAATAATACCAAAGCCATGAATGTCATTTTGTGTGGTTTGTCAGAATCAAAATTTGTTCCAAGTCATGCATTATGACTCTGCTGAGGCTATCTGGGAAATACTTTAGAATGCTTACGAAGGGGACAAGAAGGTTAAAAATGCAAAACTTCAAAAACATAAAATGTTGTTTGAAGGTCTCAAAATGCGAGAGGATGAGAGCATAGAAACATATTTCTTAAGAGTTGATGAAGTGGTTAATTCTTTGAAAGGTTTGGGAGAGAAGTTGGATGATAAAGTTGTTGTTCCAAAAATATTAAGATCATTTCCCTTAAAAGATTTGATGCTAAAGTTTCAGCGATTGAAGAGACGGTTGAAATTGATAAGCTTACAGTTGATAAGTTGCATGGGATCCTGATAGCTTATGAAATGAGGATGAATGTTGAAGCTTCTTCAAAAAGGGAAACTATGATCAAGGTCTCAAAGAAGAGTAAAGTCTTGCATCTAGCGTTCAGAGGAAGAAAGTGATGGTGAAGAAGCTCATTTTGTAAGAAAATCTAGGAAAAGTCCTAGTAAGTTTAAAGGCAAATTGTCTTTAACTTGTTTTAACTACAGAAATAAAGGACATTTTGCTTCAAAATGTATTTATGAGAAGGAAGAGGACAACTGTTATTGAAATGAACATAAAAACAACAAGAAGAAATTCTTAAAGAAAGGCAAGAAGTCTCTATTCAAAAGAAGAAAGCAACTCGTTAGAAGCTAGTGAAGAAGAATCACTAAACAATGAAGTCCTATTCATGGTTGTAGAAGAAACTTTGTCTGAAAATGAGGAAGAAGTTGAAATTGATTTAGAACAAGAACTTATTTCTACCCTCAATGAAATTAAGAAGCTTAGAAAGAAGAAACAAAGTCTGAAAGTAATGCTAAAAGAGGAAATTAACAAGTTTTCTTAAAAAACTATTGCATTAGAGGTTGCTGAAAAACTAATAGGAGATCTTAGAAAACAACTCAAGGACAAGGAGTTTGTTTGTGAAAAGCTTGAAAATGAAGTTGTCTCATTGAGAAAGTTagaaaaatcctcaaaacaatttaGTAATGAGAACACTTTTAAGAAAAGTAACATGACACTAGATGGTCTGTTGAGTTCTCAAAAGCAGTTTTTTGACAAGACTAGAGTTGTCCATGATGAAAGTCAATGTTCTAAATCCTCTGAAGGTGAACAACAGAAGCCTAATGTTGGTTTTATTCCTAAAAATAGAAATAGTAACTTCAATAAGTTTTCTAATATTGGACAAGCTCATATGACTAGATATAACAATGCTTACTTTCATGGTTACTAATTTTCTTGCAACTATTTTGGTCACAAGGCTGTAAGTTGCAGAATATTTCCTAGAAGAAATTTCAGTTTTGTGAAACAAAATCCTTTTGCTCCTCTGAGGAATTATAATTTTATTTGTTATAAGCGCAATAACCTTGATCATTTTGCAAAATTTGGAAAGAATGTTTTGAGAAATTCATCTAAAAAGATGGATGCAAAAGGGAAAGCAAAGGAGAATGTCAATGTTTGGAGGAAAAAGAAGAAGCCAAGTTTAGAAATGTCTTTAGTTGTGTAAACTAACTTTTTAGCACAAAATGTGAAAGACATCTGGtatgttgatagtggttgttccagaCATATGACTATTGACAAGATCAAATTTCAATCCCTCAGAAGAATGAACGGAGGTAAAGTCAAATTTGGAGGTAACTCTTCAGCAAGAGTTGTAGGTATAGGTACTCTTGTCTTAaatggtggagaaactaaagttgagaatgtcttgtatgttaaaggtttgaagcataacttGTCGAGTGTCAGTCAGTTATGTGATCAAGGGTATGATCTTGTTTTTAATTCAAACTATTGTGTGATGAGTAAAAGTGGAAAGCACCTTACTAATGCAATTAGAGCagcaaataatttatatattattgatgattctaatgataaaAAGTGTTGTTTGAGTTAGCTTGATGAAacttggttgtggcacagaagactTGGCCAAATGACTTTTGATAATTTGGTTCAAATCAACAAGAAagaagctgttagagatttgccaaAGCTTGAAAAACTAGTAGACATTgtttgcaaagattgtcaaatgggtaagcaaactagAACAAGTTTTAAATATAAAGACTTGCTTAGTACTAAACCACTTGGGTTAgttcatattgacctatgtggacctactagGACATGAAGTTTAcaaggtgaaaaatattttatgctattgaTAGATGATTCTTCTCGTATGACTTGGGTGACTTTTtcgaaagagaaatctgaagctttagaAAATTTAAAGCTTTTAAGGTTTAAGTTGAtaatcaaaaggatttgataataaaGTGTCTACAttatgataatggtggtgaattcacttctaacgAGTTTGTCAGTTTATGTGAGAAAAATGGAATTAAAAGATAGGTTTCAAcaccccaaacacctcaacaaaaatggtgttgttgagacGAAAAATAGAATAGTTCAAGAAATGGCTCATAGCATGATGATGAGGCCAAAGTGAGTGATTCTTTTTGGAGAGAATCTATTTGTTGTACCTTGCACACACTCCCCGCCATCGATAGGGTCCCCCCCTTTCTTGTTTTGCCTTGTCGAGGTCCTATGTAGGAGTTTTTGTGAGTAGGCAGAGTAAAAGCTTTTTAGGAGGGAGCTTCAACAAAGGAAATACAATGCAAAGAATAGCATCACAATTGATTAATGGCTTACTAATTCCATGTTAGGATTAAGTttccatctaccttgtaaatcttaTGTCATATTGCATGGTTGCAACTGTAGAGTGTGAAAAATGAACAACTACGAAGGGTAATCAAAAGCCTTGAGGATCCAAGTCCCAACTCTCCACTTGAAACAAACCCTTAGGTACCTATAATAGAGAGAATAAGGAGATAAAAATGATCTCTATCATCCTATTGGTTTATCACAgaatgtgatttgaaatgttgatgagaaaaaaatatacacacaatctaatccagaaactgCTACAATAATATAAAAGCCAACATCTCATATTTTGGGCATAGACTTTTACTTGTTCATCGAATTTAGAAAAAAAAGTATTTTAGAACCTAGACCCCATTCTACAcaatttgaaaaaataataatttgattttcaattagttttcaCAAAATTTAGGAGACAACATGCTTAAATTTCTATTTTTGAAGATGTgcccacttcaaaaattagtaaaaaatcatttattcattaaaaaaatagCCCAAAAATTTGGCATAAACTGCATGGTGTTACCTAATTTCTCACTGGAGCAATTTTATAAATTCTtaaaaaaagttgacattttagggggagcatGTAGGttctatgttatattttttgaaaaaataggaccactttgtgtgctccccctttttgaaacccttaatcttcaccattttaaaaataaattagtatTTTAGGATGTATAATTAGAGCACTACATCTCTTGTTTTTGTTGCATCTTCACATATTGAGtctaactatcttcattttcttgtcgaAGTTTAGACTTTACTATTTCACAGAAAAAGTGGTGttttaagacccctttttggtaacccatcttggtgcacttacccaagagTAAGAAGGCTTagagggagaggtatacatggagATATTAAATGACCTAGAGAAGGATGGGAAACAAAGgtgaggggggggggagagagagagagagagagagagagagagagaggggggggggaagaaGAGAATTCATAAAGAGAGATGGGTAAGGGGGAcctacatgaacaaggtatattagaacccattcatatcaaagcaaatatcaataaataaataattacaccaacaattaaaGGGGTTTGATCAAATCCACGTCAAATCACATTAGATTAAACCTACTTGTTACAAATTTATTTGTCAAAATAGTCAGCTTCATATTATGTGTGTTAGGGTCAAATGAAATCACATGGAGACATAATTTTACATACATGTAGCCCTTTGAGTTTTCTttacaaaaatataatatattatatctaGTTTTAATAGTGAATGCATTATTTATTTTATAAGTAAGATAAGTCCATCACAAAAATTATCCTATTTGAAAGTCTATGGAAAATAACAAACTATATCAAGAAATTTCATAAAACTTTATTGCACTCCATATTGATGTGCTAGTTCTAAAATAATAATAACTCAATTTCAATAAATAGACAAAAGTAAATATATCATGATGAGAATATAGATCTAAATTTTTGTCAATATCAatgaaaaaattaataataaaaaaaatattataaaaaatcctCATTAAATATTACAGTTAATAATTTAATCTTAATAAAAGTTCGAataattttatttgtaataaaaatgaaaaatatgtatAAGACATCACAGCTAACTGAAATATTTAATAAGACAAAAAAAGGCTCTAAGTAATTCTAATAATATCACTTAGAGAAACAATAATATAAAATAGATTATCAACCATAAAATATATATTAGtatatttgaaattattttctttccATACCCATAGGAGAGACATTACCTATTTAAATaggaaatattatatattattttctttCAGACAAATATCTATAGTACTCATGACATATCCATCTATGACTATATGAAGGCAATGCCTCTTTACACcactattttttttccttttccacaTCATATAAAAGACAGTGTCCATATCATATTATTTTCTTACACATAATCTATCTATAATACAAACAATCTATCTAAATGACCCATGACATATCTATCTATGACCATATGAAGGCAATGCCTCTCTACACTACTATTTATTATTTTCTGAGTGACAATATATTCAGAAGACCTACGGCATACCCATCTAGGATTCTAATGTATATTATTCGCCATTTCTTTTTCAGGCAAAGGACTCCAAACACTCCCCAGAATCCAACAGCAAAGCTTGCCATCCAACTTACATACCAATACCATGGgatttcttcttcctcttcctcctcttcatctTCGGAAACCGGTGGCATACCTGCAGATGAGTTGTGCTCACAACTACATGATCTCTTGTCAACTGGAAATCCACACAGACCGGGGTTTCCTGAAAAGTAAGTGGAATTGAATGTAGAAAATTGACGCCCTGATGGGATTCTTCCACAGAGCATGTTGTTGGACACAATGAAGAAACTTAAAAAGGAAAGTTGTACCATCTGACCTGGGATTCTTCCACGCAATTTATTATTAGAAAGATCCAATGATTCTAACTGCTCTAACAAGCCAAAACTTACTGGAATCTCTCCTGTAAGACTATTACCTGACAAATTCAGGACATGTAAATGCTTAAGGTTGCCAATTTCTGAAGGAATGTCACCTGAAAGCTGATTTGAAGACAGATCAATGGCTGTTACAAGTAAGAGAACAGAATACCCATAGGTTAGGTTCAATCTTTTGTTAGTCACAATGATCTCTTCCTTATAATAATATGAACGACCATGAGAGGACTGACCATTTAAGACTTCTGATCCTCCCGCTTCTCCATCCATCATACCTGTCAACTTCCCCAGTTCTGGTGGGATAGCACCAGTCAAATTATTGTGGGAGATATCTAAGACATGGAGAGTTGAAAGATTGCCTAATGCATGTGGTATCCATCCAAGGAATTTGTTTGACCTCAAAACAAGTATCATCAAGTCAGAAAGCTGTCCTAACCAAAGAGGTATGTTCCCAGACAAGGAATTATTTGCCACATCCAAAATCTGCAATTTCCAACAGTTTTGGAGATCAGATGGCAAGTTCCCCTTAAGCATGTTGTCACTGAGATGAAGCTTTTCGAGTTGGCGTAGCCTTCCTATCTTAGATGGAATCTCCCCACTTAATTTATTGTTTGCCAGATTTAGTCTTTTCAAAGCTGTGCAGTTGGTGAGGCTTGATGGTATTTTACCTTCAAAGTTATTACCTGATAAATCCAAATCCCGTAGATGTTGCAGAAGACCAATGGAAGTAGGAATATCACCTTTTAAGTCATTTTGGGAGTATAGCAAGAACTCAATGTTAGGAAAAAGCGAACCAATCTCCGCTGGGATAGCACCGGTGAATCTATTCTGTGACAAGTCCAACAAGTCCAAATCTGATGCAGGCACAGAAGGAATCGGAACAGAACCAGTCAACATATTATGACCCAAATTTATCTGCACATAATAACTTATATCAAAGCTGGAAGGGAGTTCACCTTGCAAGTTATTATGTGACAGGGAAATAGCTCTCAAATTTGGAAGGCCCCCAAGCCAAGCTGGAATGTTTCCAAAGAGACTGTTGTTGCCGAGATGCAAACCTTCCAGCCTAAATTGTGTTGACAGGAATGCCGGAATGAGACCCCCAATATTACAAGAACTCAATTTCAAATATATAAACTGCATTGGAGGTATCCATTCGGGCTCAATATGAACAGTCAATTTATTTTCGGAGAGCTCGAGGTCAACAAGCCTGGTAGCATTTTCAAAGAAATGAAGAGAAATGGAGCCTTCTAAATTGTTGTTAGCGAGATTAATGCTAGAAAGTCGGCTTAGATATCCAATAAAATTGGGAATGCTACCGTTAAGGTGATTGTGGTCTAGATAAAGCACTTCCAAAGAGGAAATCCCACCCAACTCAGAAGGCACATTACCGGTCAGCAGATTATAAGAGAGGCTGAGATAAACCAAGGCTGAAAGCAAGCCAACTGAAGCTGGAATTTGTCCATTCAATGAGTTGGCTTGAAGATCAAGGTATTGAAGGGTAGACAGATTTCCTATGCAAGGTGGCAAACTTCCTGTAACATTAGAGTGCGATAGAGTAAATCTGGTAAGCTGGGGCCACGCTTCACATAGCAATATTTGTCTTATTTTTCCAGTTATTTTGTTGTCGACCAACTTAAACTGTTTCAGATGAGGCAAACGTGAAAGACTTGGAGGGAATGGCCCCGTCAGGTAACAGCGATCAAAGCGAATGGATACTAAACCAGTCATATTTCCCAGCCATGTGGGCAACCTGGAAGTAAACTCGTTCCAGCCAAGATGGAGATGGGAGAGCGAGGTGAGGTTTCGTAAAGCATTGGGGATGTGCCCCGACAGAGCACAGTCTTTGAGGTTGAGATGGTGAAGGCTATGAAGCCTAGAAAGTGGTGCTTCTAATTGCTTCGCCGTCATGTTCAGTTCGACCCCTTGAAGTGACAAATGCTTTAACCCTCGCACATTCTCTGTCCACTTCAAACTGGGACTATAGACAGGTCCACAATCATACCAGCTATATGAAATCTCGTCCTCGAGGTACATCGATATATAACTTGCAGTTGGGAAAGATTTCCCAGACGCCACAGAATACTACCATCCAGATCAGCACCAGCACAAGACAAGTCGAGATAAGTCAAGTTGTGAAGGGAGGATATATGCTTTGAAATCTGGCCTTCAAAATAATTGAAGCTGAGATCGAGATGCTTCAGTCGGTGTAGACTAGAAAGCTCTGAATCGAAGACCAAGAAAACACATTTCATTACAATAATGAGAAATTATCGTTAGTTGAAAAACAAAAGAATGCTGTAAATTAGAAGCGTCTTTACCTGTGGCTATAACGCCACTCAAGAAATTGGCGCTCAAATCCAAATGCTCGAGATACTTCAATTTGAACAGTGCTGGAGAAAGTATGCCACTTGATATCGAATTTActgaaaattgagaaagatgaattttGATGACATGGGATGTCTCTCGGCTGCATTCAACCCCACGCCACTCACAACAATTAAGCCCAATCCATGAACTAAACCTAAGTGAAGGAGATATCTCATTCTTGAAAGCAACGAGGGCATCTCTTTCCTCCCTTAAGCACACAACATTGCAGCTGATCGTCACCCAACACCATGTCAACGCAACAAAAAAACATAAGTCCCCCAAGTATCTCTCCATCTTAAAAATTCAGTTGTTTCACCTGCAATGACATGGATTAACGTAGATTTGATTAAAgctttgaaaaattcaacaaaatagaaaattctatttcttttcaaagtttGATTGATTCATTGCAACCACATGGACTAACATACTCAGAATTGGTaaaactgatgcaggagcatctggtAAACAGGGCATGGACATATATCAATTGATaaagaattttgtcagatgtagttgcgaCTGTCCGTGTTGACGTGTATGCAAATGTGGAAGCATAAATCGGCACGCAGACTGTTTGCCAAAATGTTTCATAAATTGCAGGGGTAGGAGGATATGTATAAATGGATTGGTTAAAAGGCTTAAGAAATGGATATGTAGAAGGAGAGGGGAGTTGGGCCTTCAGCCTGGAAGGCATCAAAATTTGAAGATTTCTAAAGAATGTaatttgatttcttgtagcattccTTGTGTTTAATTGAATGCGGAGAGTCTCTGCATGTGTGCATTTTTGTTAATGTTCTGTGTCGAATTGTAGATCAGAGgggtttcaaaaaatcaaaaacacatTCAAAAAATCAACCAAATAACAAAACAAATTAAAATGTAACTTACCTGAAGTTGAACCGAATTCGTATCCAAGGTTTGAGCAGGATAGGAGGAGGCATATGGTAATGAGATTATATGCGTAAAATTGAAATTGGCATTGTTGGGTTTGAATGGAAAACGAGGTTGGAAAGTGGGTGGAAGATGATTTATCACCCAAAACAGACGACAAGAAGTAAACGATGTGATGCGCACCGGCGAAGTCTACCgtcttgaatttaaattttttgtttatCAAATATGACTTTTCTAAACCAAATTTGCAATTAAATCATTAAATTTAATATACACAAATCGTTCTAAAGCCCTTTACTTATTGTGTTTGTTTTTTTACACATATTTTTAGGTGCCAACTTATGAGACTTATATTGTTCAAGgtacttttaaatattttcaacCTATCAAATATCAAAACTAGAATTTAGAAGAATGGTGACAAGGTTTGTATTCATATTAGAAGACAGTTGGATCAGATTAAGTATCAATTTTTGCAGCTTCAGCAAGGAGATATCAAGTGTACCAAACAGTTGCACAAATTTTTCCTAGTTCAAGCTTGATGCATTATCCACAGAGTTGTAAATCTGCATTGTATGTTTGGGCAGCTCATTGTTTTTTCAGCCTGTAATGTTCCAACTGTTACTACAGCTTGTTCTTGTTTTGTTTAGTAGATATGTACTTTGTTATTGAGCTGATTGGTTCAGCTGTTTAGGTTTAGTTCCATTATTTTTTCTTAAGGCTGCCTTTCATTTTATTGTATTTCTTCTCAGTTTGTTCCATACAAAAAATTATTCTAATGATAGAGATATTCATTTTTCAAATTAAAGACAAAACCTTTTAAAAAATATTCACAAAGAAGATATATGCTATAATTATAGAGTTAATTACTTGTCTTCTACATATTTATgctttataatttaatatttaatgttcaaTAACTCATGACAATATTCTATTGATATTATTAGTTCAGTCTAAGGTAGAATACTTATGCATTCATTGTATTCAGTTTCTTTCATCACTTTAACTAATCGTCACAtagaattaaaaattttgaaaaaaattcttaTAGTTATATTTActttttcattttaaattattgtaAAAATATTATTTATGCCTCATTCTATTAGTTTTTATTAGAAAGCTGTCaagataaaattcaaaattttctcttttaaaaaaatgaTACATCTTAAAACATTTAATTCATTGAATCAAATCTGAATTGTATGAATGTCTTGAATGACATGATTATCATTGTATATGTCATATATATTGACTTTATTGTGtattttttattgattgattttaGAAATGGtcattttcaaaaattatttattattcaagttttattaattatttttgtaatGCTTTATATTTTGAGGTTAAATTGTCAACCTATTAATTTTTTGAATTGACACTGAATAGTGTTATAGATATGACATGGTGGCAAAATAATTCAATTTGAAAGTTCTTTGTACCTACAATTTAACAATTTGCAATTATTTTGTTGATTTCAATTTAGTCACCatctatttatgatttttttcatttgATTATTTAGTATATTGATTTTTTTTGTCAACCCTATTAATTTTTTGAATGACAATTAATAGTGCTATAGATATGAGATTGTGGTAAAATAATTCAATTTGAAAGTTATTTCCACCTACAATTTAACAATTTcatttattttgttgatttcaatTCATCCACCATCTATGTATGATTTTTTTCATTCGATCTTTTTAATATATtgattttttgggtaaatttgAATTATATTAATCTATATTGAAAAGACATGTGAACATGAGATGCATTTGAGTCAAGTTCCCATAGCCCTAAATAGTGAATAAATTGTGCAATGACAATTAAAAATATGCCAAAAAAAAAGAAGTAATTTTATTGCACAATTAAAAATAAGCCAATAAAAAAAGAAgtaatttttgttgaaatcattaaAATATGTCCAAATATTAGAACTATAGAATTGCAcatcacatttttttaattttgtcataCTATAGGTCAACTAAAAAAATAAATTGCATCTAAGGGATGCATAGATAATCCTACCAATACCaataaactaattttattcaagcatttaatattgttgatatttgattcaataaaataaatgtattaaaaataatttaaaaatcatGAAACATATATGACTCTTATATCACTTCAATCATATTCACATTAATAGAATATATGGTAATATCTTTCAAATTCATTGacattatatataattttaatagtATAGAATAAGGTGAAAATGTATGATGTATACTACATATTGAATATTTGAATGTGATAAGATTTGTCCACATTTTCCAATATTGTTAGAACAAATGTGTGAATTTTATTGGATCTATCTACCCATGTACTTGTTCGCATTGAATAAGATGACATTTTTTCTAAATTCATTTCTTTGTTCCATCCAAGAAGATGCATATGTACTTGCTTGCATTGAATAAGATGCCATTTTTTTCTAAATTCATTTATTCATTCCATCCAAGAAGATGTATATGTACTTGTTTGCATTGAATAAGATGACATTTTTTCTAAATTCATTTCTTCGTTCCATCCAAGAAGATGCATATGTACTTGCTTGTATTGAATAAGATGACATGTTTTCTAAATTCATTTCTTCGTTCCATCCAAGAAGATGCATATGTACTTGTATGCATTGAATAAGATGACATTTTTTTTCTAAATTCATTTCTTTGTGCTATCCAAGAAGATGCATATGTAATTGCTTGCATTGAATAAGATGACATTTTTTCTAAATTCATTTGTTCATTCTATCCAAGAAGATGCATATGTACTTGCTTGCATTGAATAAGATGACATTTTTTCTAAATTCATTTCTTCGTTCCATCCAAGAAAATACATATCTTCTTAGTTTTTTAATCGTACAACacctttttttaattcttttatattattgatcaactaaaaaagtaaatttctttttttataaattctacaataactaagaaaataaaaaataattttttgaaatcaataaatatgtacaaatattgaaactataaaataaaatctttttcTAATTCCCATACTATTGACCaacaaaagaaatctaatagatAGAAAAATAATGCTGCCTTCAACAGAAACTAATAAAAAAAGTCTATGCAAATATTTGAAataagatatatacaatattatcTAAAACAAAATCTAGAAAAGTCACAGACTAATGTCAAAAGTTTAATATATCAGCTGGTTAAACCTTACCATACGAAGCTTTAAAAGTGGAGAAATTTCTTTGGCTCCCGTCATATTCAGGTTAACCTGTTGAAGTGAGGAATACGTTAACACACACAAATTTCGTGTCCATGGGTCCACAGTAATAGGTGGGAAGATTCCTCGGCTGCCATTGAAAGGATAGTTTCCTACTCAAACCGTATCACAGGAAATAAAGATGCCGCATTATTTGTTTTCCTTTAGTCCTATAATTTGATGAACTgtcctaattttttaaattatctTCTCTTTGTCATTAAAGTAAATTGCCTCGATGTCATTGTAAACTTCACATTCAAATGAGTTGTTTTTCAAATTCCATTATCTTAGTTgtgaaaaaaatagattttttcatTTCAGTtttctctttgtcattttccatcaaCCTAGCTTACATTGAAAAGATATTAGTTAGTTTATAATTTAgctataaaacatttttttttcaaaggGATGTTTATTCTTATAGAAGATTTTGTTTGTGATCATAAGTGGGgttaaatttatttatgtaatattTCATTTTTTTCGTTAATGTCTTTTTATACATAAAGTTGTATAATTTATCTTTAATAAAAATACTTGTTTCTTTACAATTATTAAGACATTCCTTTTAGAAGATGTTCCATTTATTCACccattgatgttttatttcatctagAACTTATCCCTCATTTAAGAAGTATTTTAATGAAAATCCTAGCCTCACTCATTGATTACTTAGATGCCCTAGGGGATACACCACAACAATGGATCCAATAGAAAAAGTACTTGTTTTGGCTAAAAGAATATCATAAGG
This genomic stretch from Cryptomeria japonica chromosome 8, Sugi_1.0, whole genome shotgun sequence harbors:
- the LOC131034614 gene encoding LRR receptor-like serine/threonine-protein kinase GSO2 — its product is MYLEDEISYSWYDCGPVYSPSLKWTENVRGLKHLSLQGVELNMTAKQLEAPLSRLHSLHHLNLKDCALSGHIPNALRNLTSLSHLHLGWNEFTSRLPTWLGNMTGLVSIRFDRCYLTGPFPPSLSRLPHLKQFKLVDNKITGKIRQILLCEAWPQLTRFTLSHSNVTGSLPPCIGNLSTLQYLDLQANSLNGQIPASVGLLSALVYLSLSYNLLTGNVPSELGGISSLEVLYLDHNHLNGSIPNFIGYLSRLSSINLANNNLEGSISLHFFENATRLVDLELSENKLTVHIEPEWIPPMQFIYLKLSSCNIGGLIPAFLSTQFRLEGLHLGNNSLFGNIPAWLGGLPNLRAISLSHNNLQGELPSSFDISYYVQINLGHNMLTGSVPIPSVPASDLDLLDLSQNRFTGAIPAEIGSLFPNIEFLLYSQNDLKGDIPTSIGLLQHLRDLDLSGNNFEGKIPSSLTNCTALKRLNLANNKLSGEIPSKIGRLRQLEKLHLSDNMLKGNLPSDLQNCWKLQILDVANNSLSGNIPLWLGQLSDLMILVLRSNKFLGWIPHALGNLSTLHVLDISHNNLTGAIPPELGKLTGMMDGEAGGSEVLNGQSSHGRSYYYKEEIIVTNKRLNLTYGYSVLLLVTAIDLSSNQLSGDIPSEIGNLKHLHVLNLSGNSLTGEIPVSFGLLEQLESLDLSNNKLRGRIPGQMVQLSFLSFFIVSNNMLCGRIPSGRQFSTFNSTYFSGNPGLCGFPVDKRSCSCEHNSSAGMPPVSEDEEEEEEEEIPWYWYVSWMASFAVGFWGVFGVLCLKKKWRIIYIRILDGYAVGLLNILSLRK